The stretch of DNA AATCTGGCCGTATTCGGTCCGGAGGGAGGCTGCGGCCTCTGCCAACCTCTCCACTTGGACGTAGTCAAGGTAGACGTGTTCGGCCTCACTGGACTTTGGAAGCGGAACGCCCCGCGCCGGGTTGGTGGGAAGCCGACGCGGCACACACCATTCCAGCACCATGGACAAGACCCCGTGAGCCCGTCTTGTCTGCGAGGCACCGAGGTTGCTTCCTCCCTTGTCGCGGGGCTTCTGGAGACCGGCGACCCATACGGCCACGTCTTCATGCTGGATTGCCGAGAGCGGAAGGTCCCCCCACCGGGGAAGCACGTGCGCGTCGAGGAGGCCCCGGTACTTCCACCACGTAGAACGCTTGATGTCGGTCCGGGCGTCAAGCCACTTCTCGGCCATCTCCCCCAGGGCGACCTTGGCTTCCTGGGGGTTGCGGTACGTGCCCTCGTGGAGGCTGTTCTCAACCTCGGCCTTTCGCTTCTCGGCGTCCGGCTTCTTCTTGTAGGTCCCCGCGCTCTTCTGCTTCCCGGCGGGGTCGTAGTAGCGCACCTGCCACCGGGCCGGAGGTGTGCGCTTGGCCGCCTTGGCCTTCTTCACTGCCTCCAGGTAGTGCTTGCTAGTGATGCGGTCAAAGATCCAGGCCCTAGCCATGATTGCCGTCCCTCCTGGTCGTCATGGCTGGGCCTGGACCCAGGCGTGGACCTCGTCGGGGACGTAGCGCACGTACCGGCCCACCCGGTGGGAGGGCGGGCCGGTCTCCTGATAGCGCCACTGGTAGAGCGTCTTCGCCGGGACGCCGAGGAAGGCGGCGGCATCGGCCACGGACCAGAGCCGTTCGGAGGGGCGCTGTCGGGGCACGTCGAGCGTCGCGGTCATGCGGCGCTCCCTTCCGTTGCCGAGAGGTTCGGGGAGCGTGCGGCGTCGAGTCGGGCGCGGCGTTTGAGGGTCTCGCCGACCGCCCGGAGGAGGCGGTGTTCGCGGGGCGGCACGTCCGGGTCGGTGGGGCGGGCGAGTTCCCAGGCGAAGGACCCGTTGACCAGGGGCACGACCCCGCCGACCTTTTCGATGTCCGGGGCGTCGGGGTCGACGCCGAGCTGTTCGAGCACCCAGGCGAGGCGGTCGGCCTTGTGGTCGGCGAGGGTCTTGTTCGACCACTTGCGCGAGACCAGGACGCGACGGCCCGCATATCCCAGGTGTTCGCGCCTGTGGGCCTTGGACCGGCAGAACCCGGGGACCATGCCCGCCTTGGCCCCGTCCGGTTGGACTCCGTAGCGCAGCCAGTTCGCGCAGCGGGGCGAGCAGGGCTCGAAGCGCAGGGCCTCCACCAGGCGGTCAACGTGGGCCTCCTGAGCCGGAGTCTCCACGGTGTGGCATTCGGCGATGTCCTTGGTCAGGTACTTGGCCAGGTAGCGCACGCACCGGTCGGCATCCTCCGAACCCGCCACGACTCCCTTGGCGTCCACCTGGGAGCCGAACCGGACCACGTGGTGGGGTTCGGCGCCCGGGTCCTCGTCCAGGCGGTCCAACGCCTCGTCCCACGTGGGCAGGACCTCGCCGGTGGCCGGGTCGCAGTAGTCGCCGGTGGCCTCGTCGAAGACGGGCAGGCGCGCCCCCTCGTAGACCGGTTCATCCGCGCACGGCCACCACACCTGGTGGTAGGTCGCCGCCGCCACCTGCCGCACCTCCGCACGCGGAAGCGTGCCCCTGACGGCCATGTGGACATGCGGGGCGAGCCGCCGTTGGGGTTCGACCGAGGCGAAGTACTGCACGTCGAATCCGGCCACGCGGCGAAGGTTCTGCACGAACCGGTCCACCAGCTTGGAGAAGTGCAGCGCGTCCCGCGCGGCCCGCCGGTAGTCATAGGTCGCCGGGTCGACCGGGGTCCCGTCCGAGCGCACCCGCCCGTA from Nocardiopsis composta encodes:
- a CDS encoding tyrosine-type recombinase/integrase, translating into MARAWIFDRITSKHYLEAVKKAKAAKRTPPARWQVRYYDPAGKQKSAGTYKKKPDAEKRKAEVENSLHEGTYRNPQEAKVALGEMAEKWLDARTDIKRSTWWKYRGLLDAHVLPRWGDLPLSAIQHEDVAVWVAGLQKPRDKGGSNLGASQTRRAHGVLSMVLEWCVPRRLPTNPARGVPLPKSSEAEHVYLDYVQVERLAEAAASLRTEYGQIPATAHINRALVLLLAYTGIRWNEAAALRVGKVDLFGRRIRVTTAFAEVDGGMIEQPPKSGKSRTVSIPRSLVSELRPLVHGRPEDALLFTTRRGARLRLRNWRNREFTRAVKDAGLDGIGLTPHKLRHTAASLAIAAGADVKVIQAMLGHATATMTLDLYGHLFPDRLDEVADAMDEARLKAVA
- a CDS encoding helix-turn-helix transcriptional regulator, with protein sequence MTATLDVPRQRPSERLWSVADAAAFLGVPAKTLYQWRYQETGPPSHRVGRYVRYVPDEVHAWVQAQP
- a CDS encoding replication initiator gives rise to the protein MPTVTGKTTRAERMAQPLAREVAEQIAADKGVCIRPVSLRRTDIATGHTEVIDVPCGSTLASRCPACAKRKRSMRRSQCEEGWHLTEEPEPAPDDPTEVQQDWVAKRAVVTAERDRLSDEGGASAEELAALDAAIADLDEEITASGLRGSVAPSSAPSRPRRARSTRRRQDAPDLPKRQRKNTTLGRAFTDPASGKVFRPSMFLTLTLDSYGRVRSDGTPVDPATYDYRRAARDALHFSKLVDRFVQNLRRVAGFDVQYFASVEPQRRLAPHVHMAVRGTLPRAEVRQVAAATYHQVWWPCADEPVYEGARLPVFDEATGDYCDPATGEVLPTWDEALDRLDEDPGAEPHHVVRFGSQVDAKGVVAGSEDADRCVRYLAKYLTKDIAECHTVETPAQEAHVDRLVEALRFEPCSPRCANWLRYGVQPDGAKAGMVPGFCRSKAHRREHLGYAGRRVLVSRKWSNKTLADHKADRLAWVLEQLGVDPDAPDIEKVGGVVPLVNGSFAWELARPTDPDVPPREHRLLRAVGETLKRRARLDAARSPNLSATEGSAA